The following proteins are encoded in a genomic region of Helicobacter macacae MIT 99-5501:
- a CDS encoding FAD-dependent oxidoreductase translates to MKKVLIIGAGVAGLSAGRVLSQNGYKVAIYEAQSSVGGMSKSLKMFDQIVDIGPHRFFSKDKRLNDFWSAHTYGESQKVSRLTRIFYNNKFFYYPLRGFDALFKLGIIESTLCVLSFIKAKIKPFGGNSFESWVANAFGYRLYSIFFKSYTQKLWGIECKDLDSDFARQRIKGLNLYEAIKSAFVGDKSKKHKTLVDEFSYPKKGCGVVYENMAKEILQNGGEILCDIEVSGIITQDKRAIGIRTSGGEIYGDIVISTAPFRDMVLSLDELDCAIKDLAQNLKFRNTILVYVEVDCAKESSADTSPQSVKTTLREKSTQKTKLFRDNWIYVHSKNIETGRITNFANWTQDLRCGRSESILCLEYWANDDEKLWNLSSDEIINIAKKDLLDSNLVAHSSQIKRTHALKIHKSYPIYEKGYKQNLSKIYNALDDFKDLHFIGRNGAFKYNNQDHSLLMGLLCADKILGRANPNLWEINTDYDYQEGKVAKS, encoded by the coding sequence ATGAAAAAAGTGCTAATCATCGGTGCAGGAGTGGCTGGACTAAGCGCGGGGCGAGTGCTAAGCCAAAATGGCTATAAAGTCGCAATCTATGAGGCGCAATCTAGCGTGGGCGGTATGAGCAAGTCATTAAAAATGTTTGACCAAATCGTAGATATTGGACCGCATAGATTTTTTAGCAAAGACAAACGGCTAAATGACTTTTGGAGTGCGCACACTTATGGGGAGAGCCAAAAGGTAAGCCGACTAACTAGGATTTTTTATAACAACAAATTTTTTTACTACCCATTGCGTGGATTTGACGCACTTTTTAAACTTGGAATCATCGAATCCACCCTATGTGTGCTTAGCTTTATAAAAGCAAAGATAAAGCCATTTGGTGGGAACAGCTTTGAATCTTGGGTGGCAAATGCCTTTGGCTATCGCTTATATAGCATATTTTTTAAGTCCTACACACAAAAACTTTGGGGCATAGAGTGCAAGGATTTGGATAGCGACTTTGCAAGACAGCGCATAAAGGGGCTAAATCTCTATGAGGCAATCAAAAGTGCATTTGTGGGCGATAAAAGCAAAAAGCACAAAACCTTAGTAGATGAGTTTAGCTACCCCAAAAAAGGCTGTGGCGTGGTGTATGAAAATATGGCAAAAGAGATTTTACAAAATGGTGGGGAGATACTTTGCGATATAGAAGTGAGTGGCATCATCACGCAGGATAAAAGGGCGATTGGGATTCGCACGAGTGGTGGCGAGATATATGGCGATATAGTGATTTCAACCGCGCCTTTTAGGGATATGGTGCTAAGCCTAGATGAGCTAGATTGTGCGATTAAAGATTTGGCACAAAATCTAAAATTTCGCAACACGATTTTGGTGTATGTGGAGGTGGATTGCGCAAAAGAATCTAGCGCAGATACTAGCCCACAATCCGTAAAAACAACATTGCGTGAAAAAAGCACGCAAAAGACGAAGCTTTTTAGGGACAATTGGATTTATGTTCACTCTAAGAATATTGAGACTGGTAGAATCACAAACTTCGCAAATTGGACGCAAGACTTGCGCTGTGGGAGAAGTGAAAGCATTTTATGCCTTGAGTATTGGGCAAATGATGATGAAAAGCTATGGAATCTAAGCAGTGATGAAATCATAAATATCGCAAAGAAAGATTTGCTAGATTCAAACCTAGTGGCACACTCTAGCCAAATCAAGCGCACCCACGCGCTTAAAATCCATAAATCCTATCCCATCTATGAGAAAGGCTATAAGCAAAATCTTAGTAAAATCTACAATGCACTAGATGACTTCAAAGACTTGCACTTCATCGGACGCAACGGCGCGTTTAAATACAACAATCAAGACCATAGCTTGCTAATGGGGCTTTTGTGTGCTGATAAGATTTTGGGCAGGGCTAATCCAAATCTATGGGAGATAAATACAGACTATGACTACCAAGAGGGTAAAGTGGCAAAATCATAA
- the galE gene encoding UDP-glucose 4-epimerase GalE, whose protein sequence is MNDKILITGGAGYIGSCVNAMLNTLGFRTIVVDSLHFGHKEALDFRLLDSSNILEFFNRTNLSQSRVTPNLTNPKANTTFIKADLCDKEALDAIFREHKISCVLHFAAFAYVGESVENPAKYYANNVANSLNLLESMRKFGVKRIIFSSTCATYGNPLELPIAESHPQNPINPYGRSKLMVEQILADFANAYGLHYIALRYFNAAGASNFFDIGESHNPETHLIPLMLQTALKKRECFSVFGTDYDTRDGSCVRDFIHIDDLSAAHILALYYLEQNLKSEVFNLGNGAGFSVIEVLECARKITQCEIPTKYESRREGDPNELVGSAKKAKEILGWNPIFYDLESILKSAFAWHKNQRY, encoded by the coding sequence ATGAATGACAAAATCCTAATCACAGGTGGAGCTGGATATATCGGCTCTTGTGTGAATGCTATGCTAAACACACTAGGATTTCGCACTATCGTTGTCGATAGCCTTCATTTTGGACACAAAGAAGCACTAGATTTTAGGCTATTAGATTCTAGCAATATTTTAGAGTTTTTTAATCGAACAAATCTATCCCAATCACGCGTAACGCCAAATCTCACAAACCCAAAAGCAAACACAACATTTATCAAAGCAGATTTGTGCGACAAAGAAGCGTTAGATGCGATTTTTAGGGAACATAAAATTTCTTGTGTTTTGCATTTTGCTGCGTTTGCCTATGTGGGAGAGAGTGTAGAAAATCCCGCCAAATACTACGCAAACAATGTCGCAAACTCTCTAAACCTACTAGAATCTATGCGCAAATTTGGCGTTAAGCGCATTATCTTTAGCTCCACTTGCGCCACCTATGGCAATCCTTTGGAGCTACCCATAGCAGAATCCCACCCGCAAAATCCTATCAATCCCTACGGACGAAGCAAACTAATGGTAGAGCAGATTTTAGCTGATTTTGCAAACGCTTATGGACTACACTACATTGCCCTAAGGTATTTCAATGCCGCTGGAGCGAGTAACTTTTTTGACATCGGCGAATCCCATAACCCCGAAACACACCTAATTCCACTAATGCTACAAACCGCACTCAAAAAGCGTGAGTGCTTTAGCGTCTTTGGCACAGACTATGACACGCGTGATGGCAGCTGTGTGCGGGACTTTATCCATATAGATGATTTGAGTGCAGCGCATATTTTGGCACTATATTATTTAGAGCAAAATTTAAAAAGCGAAGTGTTTAATCTAGGCAATGGTGCGGGATTCTCCGTCATTGAAGTGCTAGAGTGTGCAAGGAAAATCACACAATGTGAGATTCCTACCAAATACGAATCACGGCGAGAAGGCGACCCAAATGAGCTAGTAGGAAGTGCCAAAAAAGCAAAAGAGATTTTAGGGTGGAATCCTATCTTTTATGATTTGGAATCTATCCTAAAGAGCGCGTTTGCGTGGCATAAAAATCAGCGATATTAA
- a CDS encoding GtrA family protein, which yields MLAFIYHSQFTRYFGSAFVALVVNLLSRIFYELFFGFGVSVALGYISGHFVNFAISVKYIFPKDKYKSTKIAFVKFSLVAFVGLVVQTFVAVFALRVLQGANLGLSIELQKLLAHICGIGFSFICNFLGHKFFSFRTSALEQSLQNKFHKKGGEK from the coding sequence GTGTTAGCTTTTATTTATCATTCGCAATTTACGCGCTATTTTGGCTCGGCTTTTGTCGCTTTAGTTGTGAATCTACTCTCACGCATTTTCTATGAGCTATTTTTTGGCTTTGGTGTGAGCGTGGCTTTGGGCTACATAAGCGGACATTTTGTGAATTTCGCCATAAGCGTGAAATACATTTTCCCAAAAGACAAATACAAAAGCACCAAAATCGCCTTTGTGAAATTCTCGCTCGTGGCATTTGTGGGGCTTGTGGTGCAGACTTTTGTAGCAGTGTTTGCGCTTAGAGTTTTGCAAGGCGCAAATCTCGGGCTTAGCATAGAGCTACAAAAGCTACTAGCGCATATTTGTGGCATTGGCTTTAGCTTTATTTGCAACTTTTTGGGGCATAAATTTTTTAGCTTTAGGACAAGCGCATTAGAGCAATCACTGCAAAATAAATTTCATAAAAAAGGGGGCGAAAAATGA
- a CDS encoding glycosyltransferase family 39 protein — MSKANPKATLNTTLNAIFPKWAKISLCVLSIIAVVGIIGTFMLNQSTKGETYSANLSLHEQKVALDDDKNAIDGEFSYTARIYFEKYAALLRSSSISNVKVISYAWDNKVDSTAFKDLKHSKRNVFFNSTQDLATLGVESLGKVEYTIDFNPLLWNIIKIFIGILTLTFLLINTIKHRLVPFGRYDYALALILSLITLILCVGQVDNGHNWGGDFSGYIAQGIALANGEVAQYIADNTLMMSQCDWLYGPYAYPWGFPMLLAPLYKIFGFNIYAFKSIGIICYTLFVGIFYIFCAIRLPRIYAIFATLFFAINPSMTSSVANNILSDIPFLLFGFITLIILAKLFGESKSRSYGIFIATFGGIFMLFASLIRMNGFVILCALIAMQGILLAKQFAPNLFKAKILKPLSLIDSPYSWKIHAIPYAIFIVGFAIVSITLSSGGSGHFGMLANISGASILRNADYYVEIFKDFFANEGRLTLFALCVPLIYFGIKDSLKGANGVRFSENIFYVIFACGFLALLLLWIGIQGLRFVYLLLPFAVLWGAKGLIILNADRQFFGRFMSVLLLIILANCVLDFKKIFDSTITTSGAYTKEAKEMWAFIDKNTPKNAVILFRKPRVLYLNTHRISFASNNIARFDEVDFVLWERDLWRGYDAINIDSSAFLKKTELIYKNAQFKLFKVIKQ, encoded by the coding sequence ATGAGTAAGGCAAATCCAAAAGCAACACTAAATACAACGCTAAATGCGATATTCCCAAAGTGGGCGAAAATCTCTCTATGTGTTTTAAGCATAATCGCGGTAGTAGGGATTATCGGCACATTTATGCTAAATCAATCCACAAAAGGCGAAACATATAGCGCGAATCTAAGCCTACACGAGCAAAAAGTGGCATTAGATGATGATAAAAATGCGATAGATGGCGAGTTTAGCTATACGGCTAGAATCTATTTTGAAAAATATGCCGCACTGCTTCGCTCTAGCTCTATCTCAAATGTCAAAGTGATAAGCTATGCGTGGGATAATAAGGTGGATTCAACCGCATTTAAGGATTTAAAACATAGCAAACGAAATGTCTTTTTTAACTCCACGCAAGATTTAGCTACGCTTGGCGTTGAATCGCTAGGCAAAGTGGAATATACAATCGATTTTAATCCATTGCTGTGGAATATTATAAAAATATTTATCGGTATTTTGACACTTACATTTTTGTTAATAAATACCATAAAGCACCGCCTTGTGCCGTTTGGCAGATATGATTACGCACTCGCGCTTATTTTATCGCTAATTACGCTTATTTTATGCGTGGGGCAGGTAGATAATGGGCATAATTGGGGTGGGGATTTTAGCGGATATATCGCTCAAGGAATCGCCCTAGCAAACGGCGAAGTCGCGCAATATATCGCTGATAATACGCTGATGATGAGTCAATGCGATTGGTTGTATGGTCCTTATGCCTATCCGTGGGGCTTTCCAATGCTTTTAGCACCGCTTTATAAAATCTTTGGCTTTAATATTTATGCTTTTAAAAGCATAGGAATCATTTGCTACACGCTATTTGTGGGAATCTTTTATATCTTTTGTGCGATTCGATTGCCACGAATCTATGCTATTTTTGCCACGCTATTTTTTGCGATAAATCCCTCTATGACTTCATCTGTGGCAAATAATATTTTAAGCGACATTCCGTTTTTATTATTTGGATTTATCACGCTGATTATTTTGGCAAAGTTATTTGGCGAATCAAAATCTCGCAGTTACGGCATTTTTATTGCAACTTTTGGCGGAATCTTTATGCTTTTTGCAAGTCTCATTCGTATGAATGGATTTGTTATTTTATGCGCTTTAATCGCAATGCAGGGCATTTTGTTAGCCAAACAATTCGCCCCGAATCTATTCAAAGCAAAAATCCTAAAGCCACTCTCACTTATAGATTCGCCCTATTCTTGGAAAATCCACGCGATTCCTTATGCAATATTTATCGTAGGATTCGCCATCGTTTCAATCACGCTTTCAAGCGGTGGTAGCGGACATTTTGGTATGTTAGCAAATATAAGTGGCGCAAGTATTTTACGCAACGCTGATTATTATGTGGAGATTTTCAAAGATTTTTTCGCAAATGAAGGGCGACTAACGCTTTTTGCGCTATGTGTGCCACTGATATATTTCGGTATCAAAGATAGCCTAAAGGGCGCAAACGGCGTGAGATTTAGCGAAAATATCTTTTATGTGATTTTTGCGTGTGGATTTTTGGCGTTGTTGCTTTTGTGGATTGGCATTCAAGGGCTTAGATTCGTATATTTGCTATTGCCTTTTGCTGTGCTATGGGGTGCAAAAGGACTTATTATCTTAAATGCTGATAGGCAATTCTTTGGGCGTTTTATGAGCGTATTGTTGCTTATTATTTTGGCAAATTGTGTGCTTGATTTTAAAAAAATTTTTGATAGCACAATCACCACAAGTGGCGCATATACAAAGGAAGCAAAGGAAATGTGGGCGTTTATCGATAAAAATACGCCCAAAAATGCTGTGATTTTATTTCGCAAACCGCGCGTTTTGTATCTAAATACGCATCGAATCTCTTTTGCGAGTAATAATATCGCTAGATTCGATGAGGTGGATTTCGTGCTGTGGGAGAGGGATTTGTGGCGTGGGTATGATGCGATAAATATTGATTCAAGCGCATTTTTAAAGAAAACAGAGCTAATCTATAAAAACGCGCAATTTAAGCTATTTAAGGTAATCAAACAATGA
- a CDS encoding DUF1698 domain-containing protein has protein sequence MQNLLKNINDKYHLLRAKPIVPLLSRLRQLSEDLPRLKCEYHYDRGIRIPQILPKNHTNKQSIYEMIESLAWDLRSWRKGPFFLEDLHIDSEWQSFVKWDLLLPYAQNLLENAIVGDIGCNNGFYLFAMSLHKARKLVGFDPSALFFCQFCFINHFLDLPIEYELLGVQDLDEYLKSQNTLKSHKINALSSPSGATKREKFDVLFCLGVLYHRSDVFATLKSLANALDSGGVAFVDTLVIDEIDLGEEILASLPQEARLALSEKLDRLAKMEFVLSPKKSYAKMRNVFFIPSVRAFEGWAYRCGFGEVELLAIVPTTTDEQRKTKWITSLSLESFLDENDSTRTSEGYPAPKRAYFKLRRK, from the coding sequence ATGCAAAATCTGCTAAAGAATATCAACGATAAATATCACTTGCTTAGGGCTAAGCCTATCGTGCCGCTTCTATCTAGGCTAAGGCAGCTTAGTGAGGATTTGCCAAGACTCAAGTGCGAATATCACTATGACAGAGGGATAAGGATTCCACAAATACTGCCAAAAAATCACACAAACAAGCAGAGCATATATGAGATGATAGAATCTCTAGCGTGGGATTTGCGCTCGTGGAGGAAGGGACCATTTTTTTTGGAGGATTTGCATATAGATAGCGAGTGGCAGAGCTTTGTGAAGTGGGATTTGCTACTGCCTTATGCGCAAAATCTCCTAGAAAATGCGATAGTGGGCGACATAGGGTGCAATAATGGATTTTATCTCTTTGCGATGAGTTTGCACAAGGCGCGAAAGCTGGTGGGCTTTGACCCTAGTGCGCTGTTTTTTTGTCAATTTTGCTTTATCAATCATTTTTTGGATTTGCCTATTGAGTATGAGCTTTTGGGCGTGCAAGATTTAGATGAATACCTAAAATCCCAAAACACGCTAAAATCTCACAAGATAAATGCACTATCTAGCCCAAGCGGTGCTACAAAGCGCGAAAAATTTGATGTGCTTTTTTGTCTAGGTGTGCTCTATCATAGGAGCGATGTGTTTGCTACGCTAAAATCCCTTGCAAACGCGCTAGATTCTGGTGGGGTGGCGTTTGTAGATACGCTTGTGATAGATGAGATTGACTTAGGCGAGGAGATTTTGGCAAGCTTGCCACAAGAGGCAAGGCTGGCTTTGAGTGAAAAACTTGATAGACTTGCAAAAATGGAATTTGTGCTAAGCCCTAAAAAAAGTTATGCTAAAATGCGCAATGTGTTTTTTATCCCAAGTGTGCGGGCTTTTGAGGGGTGGGCATATCGCTGTGGATTTGGGGAGGTGGAGCTGCTTGCCATAGTGCCAACCACCACAGATGAGCAAAGAAAAACAAAGTGGATAACCTCCCTAAGCCTAGAATCTTTCCTTGACGAAAACGACTCTACGCGCACAAGTGAGGGCTATCCCGCACCAAAACGGGCGTATTTTAAGCTAAGGAGAAAATAA
- the fliW gene encoding flagellar assembly protein FliW: MDFDIKSPILGFEDVSKMTLEKIDDIFMRLSNTDGTAPVFVLINPFALRQYDFEVPVAMELLLDLKNSKNILIANIMVMQTPIQNSTINFLAPLVFNFDNKTMAQIVLDSFKYPSYGIAEPISKWYKEDDENSQSPTKEADSKKSSKKDDSAKSKKK, from the coding sequence ATGGATTTCGATATAAAATCTCCTATTTTGGGCTTTGAAGATGTCAGCAAAATGACATTAGAAAAAATCGATGATATTTTTATGAGACTTAGCAACACCGATGGCACAGCCCCTGTATTTGTGCTGATAAATCCATTTGCCCTGCGTCAATATGATTTTGAAGTCCCTGTGGCTATGGAGCTTTTGCTTGATTTGAAAAATTCCAAAAATATCCTTATCGCAAACATTATGGTAATGCAAACACCTATCCAAAACTCCACGATAAATTTCCTAGCCCCACTTGTGTTTAATTTTGACAACAAAACAATGGCTCAAATCGTGCTAGATAGCTTCAAATACCCCTCTTATGGCATAGCAGAGCCCATCTCTAAATGGTATAAAGAGGACGATGAAAATTCACAAAGCCCAACAAAAGAAGCCGATTCCAAAAAAAGCTCAAAAAAAGACGATTCTGCAAAATCTAAAAAGAAATAA
- a CDS encoding NifS family cysteine desulfurase encodes MTKRIYLDNNATTMIDPKVKEAMEPFFGEQFGNPNSLHKFGTETHPAIADAIEKMYAGLNASDEDDIIITSCATESNNWVLKGVYFDLIHNGGNITNSEKNHIITTEVEHPAIGATCDFLESLGVNITRLPVNKHGAIFAHQVAEAITPKTALVSVMWANNETGAVFPIEEIGAICKQKGVLFHTDAVQAIGKIPVDVQKANVDFLSLSAHKFHGPKGIGALYIRKGVSLTPLLHGGEQMRGRRSGTLNVAYIVGMGEAMQLANDYLGFEGTYVKSLRDKLESGLLEIPDVQVIGDIIHRVPNTILVSVKGIEGEAMLWDLNKAGIACSTGSACASEDLEANPIMVAVGADKELAHTAIRISLSRFNTEEEVVYTLEVFRRAVERLRNISSSYLA; translated from the coding sequence ATGACAAAGAGAATCTACCTAGACAACAACGCCACAACGATGATTGACCCCAAAGTCAAAGAAGCTATGGAGCCGTTTTTTGGCGAGCAGTTTGGCAATCCAAATAGCTTGCACAAATTTGGCACAGAAACACACCCAGCCATAGCCGATGCTATCGAGAAAATGTATGCAGGACTTAATGCTAGCGATGAAGATGACATAATCATCACTTCTTGCGCGACAGAATCAAATAATTGGGTGCTAAAGGGCGTGTATTTTGATTTGATTCATAATGGTGGAAATATCACAAATAGCGAGAAAAACCATATCATCACTACCGAAGTTGAGCACCCAGCTATCGGTGCTACTTGCGATTTTTTGGAATCTTTGGGTGTAAATATCACGCGATTGCCTGTGAATAAGCACGGAGCGATTTTTGCCCACCAAGTCGCAGAAGCAATCACGCCCAAAACCGCGCTAGTAAGCGTAATGTGGGCAAACAACGAAACAGGAGCGGTATTTCCCATAGAAGAAATAGGGGCGATTTGCAAGCAAAAAGGTGTGCTTTTTCACACCGATGCGGTGCAGGCTATCGGCAAAATCCCTGTGGATGTCCAAAAAGCAAATGTGGATTTTCTAAGCCTATCAGCGCATAAATTTCACGGACCAAAGGGCATAGGTGCGCTATATATCCGCAAAGGTGTAAGCCTAACTCCACTGCTTCACGGAGGTGAGCAAATGCGCGGGAGGAGAAGTGGCACGCTAAATGTCGCTTATATCGTGGGTATGGGCGAGGCTATGCAGCTTGCAAATGATTATTTGGGATTTGAGGGGACTTATGTGAAGTCTTTGCGTGATAAGCTAGAATCTGGCTTGCTAGAAATCCCTGATGTGCAAGTCATAGGCGACATTATTCATCGTGTGCCAAATACGATTTTGGTAAGTGTCAAAGGCATAGAGGGGGAGGCAATGCTGTGGGATTTGAACAAAGCTGGAATCGCGTGTAGCACGGGGAGTGCGTGCGCTAGTGAGGACTTGGAGGCAAATCCCATAATGGTAGCCGTAGGGGCGGATAAAGAGCTAGCACACACGGCTATTAGAATCTCACTTAGTAGGTTTAATACCGAAGAGGAGGTAGTTTATACGCTAGAAGTGTTTAGGAGAGCAGTAGAAAGACTGCGCAATATTTCTAGCTCATATTTGGCGTAG
- a CDS encoding iron-sulfur cluster assembly scaffold protein NifU: MAKNDLIGGALWDAYSKKVAQRMDNPTHLGVITQEQADAKGAKLIVADYGAESCGDAVRLYWLVDKDDRIIDAKFKSFGCGTAIASSDMMVELCLNKTVQEAVKITNIDVEKALRDDPDTPAVPGQKMHCSVMAYDVIKKAAGLYLGKNAEDFEDEIIVCECARVSLSTIKEVIRLNDLKSVEEITQYTKAGAFCKSCVKAGGHEKREYYLVDILNAVRTEMESEKLKTQYEKSQSDGAKFADMTMVQKVKMVDKVIDENIRPMLMMDGGNMEILDIKDTSDGHIDIYIRYMGACDGCASAATGTLYAIESVLQENLDSSIRVMPI; the protein is encoded by the coding sequence ATGGCAAAAAATGACTTAATCGGCGGTGCGTTATGGGACGCATATAGCAAAAAAGTAGCACAGCGAATGGACAATCCAACTCATCTAGGTGTCATCACCCAAGAGCAAGCAGACGCCAAAGGTGCGAAACTCATCGTAGCGGACTATGGCGCGGAGTCGTGTGGCGATGCGGTGCGGCTGTATTGGCTCGTGGATAAAGATGACAGAATTATTGATGCGAAGTTTAAGAGCTTTGGCTGCGGGACGGCTATCGCAAGTAGTGATATGATGGTGGAGCTGTGCCTAAACAAAACCGTGCAAGAAGCGGTAAAAATCACTAATATCGATGTAGAAAAGGCACTGCGTGATGACCCCGATACGCCCGCTGTCCCCGGGCAAAAGATGCACTGCTCGGTAATGGCTTATGATGTCATCAAAAAAGCAGCAGGGCTCTATCTAGGCAAAAATGCCGAAGACTTTGAAGATGAAATCATCGTGTGTGAGTGCGCACGCGTAAGCCTCTCTACGATAAAAGAAGTCATACGACTAAATGACTTAAAATCCGTAGAGGAAATCACCCAATACACCAAAGCAGGCGCGTTTTGCAAATCTTGCGTGAAAGCAGGCGGGCACGAGAAGCGCGAATACTATCTAGTGGATATTCTAAACGCTGTGCGAACCGAAATGGAGAGCGAGAAGCTAAAAACCCAATACGAAAAAAGCCAAAGTGATGGCGCGAAATTCGCAGATATGACAATGGTGCAAAAGGTAAAAATGGTGGATAAAGTCATCGATGAAAATATCCGCCCAATGCTAATGATGGATGGCGGAAATATGGAAATCCTCGACATAAAGGACACAAGCGATGGGCATATCGACATCTATATACGATATATGGGTGCGTGCGATGGGTGCGCGAGTGCTGCCACAGGCACGCTCTATGCCATAGAATCTGTCTTGCAAGAAAATCTCGATTCTAGCATTCGCGTAATGCCGATATAG
- a CDS encoding DNA cytosine methyltransferase, with the protein MLSIDEVARETNMSVKFVRREVANGNLQSTKKHSKYHISRLDFESWRDTPQVAKNTKAKARQTKDIVHWIDIAKQMQNINGWANQCDNSYNMIDLFSGAGGLSCGLMMAGFTPIACAEILDSAISTYKHNICSKLGAKPHFIARDISDLGAKNDLINYAKNTHIHLIAGGFPCQGFSMAGNRIVDDKRNTLYVEMLDIVGRLQPDFILMENVEGIRSMLNGEVEHKIIKDYANIGYEINVTTLCAADYGVPQLRKRVIFIGNRVHKRNYHPKPIFNKHNYKTVKNAIERFLHLDENKAINHEFTKHSKDIIERLKNLKEGQSLYENYSDAWKRVYWDKPSSTVKENHGGVNVHPLLPRVMTPRELAALQSFPDDFIFQGSKKWQLVQIGNAVPPLLAKAIGLAIIESINKKECVNECLF; encoded by the coding sequence ATGCTTAGCATTGATGAGGTTGCAAGAGAGACAAATATGTCGGTAAAATTTGTTCGCAGAGAAGTGGCGAATGGAAATCTGCAATCTACCAAAAAACACTCCAAATATCACATTTCAAGGCTAGATTTTGAAAGCTGGAGGGACACACCACAAGTTGCTAAAAACACCAAAGCTAAAGCAAGACAAACAAAAGACATTGTCCATTGGATTGATATTGCTAAGCAAATGCAAAATATCAATGGTTGGGCAAATCAATGCGATAACTCTTATAATATGATAGATTTATTTTCTGGTGCTGGTGGATTGTCTTGCGGGCTTATGATGGCTGGGTTTACTCCCATAGCTTGTGCGGAGATTTTGGATTCTGCTATAAGCACATATAAACACAATATTTGCTCTAAACTAGGCGCAAAACCACATTTTATAGCGCGTGATATTAGCGATTTGGGCGCAAAAAATGATTTAATCAATTATGCAAAAAATACCCATATACATTTGATTGCTGGAGGGTTTCCTTGTCAAGGGTTTAGTATGGCAGGAAATCGCATAGTAGATGACAAACGAAATACTCTATATGTGGAAATGCTAGATATTGTAGGGCGATTGCAACCAGATTTTATTTTAATGGAAAATGTAGAGGGAATCCGCTCAATGCTAAATGGCGAAGTGGAGCACAAAATCATCAAAGATTATGCAAATATCGGCTATGAAATCAATGTAACCACGCTTTGTGCGGCGGATTATGGTGTGCCACAGCTTCGCAAAAGAGTGATATTTATCGGCAATCGAGTGCATAAAAGGAACTACCACCCTAAGCCTATTTTTAATAAACACAACTACAAAACCGTAAAAAATGCCATAGAGCGGTTTTTGCACTTAGATGAAAACAAAGCTATCAATCACGAATTTACCAAACATTCAAAAGACATCATAGAGAGGCTAAAAAATCTCAAAGAAGGGCAATCGCTTTATGAAAATTACTCTGATGCGTGGAAAAGAGTGTATTGGGATAAACCCTCAAGCACTGTGAAAGAAAATCACGGAGGTGTGAATGTCCATCCATTGCTTCCAAGAGTTATGACACCAAGAGAATTGGCTGCATTGCAGAGTTTTCCTGATGATTTTATATTTCAAGGGAGCAAAAAATGGCAATTAGTCCAAATAGGCAATGCAGTCCCGCCACTACTTGCAAAGGCGATAGGGCTTGCTATCATAGAATCTATAAATAAAAAAGAATGCGTGAATGAATGCTTATTTTAA